One Erysipelothrix amsterdamensis DNA window includes the following coding sequences:
- the hslO gene encoding Hsp33 family molecular chaperone HslO yields MSDKIVRAMALNGNVRIFVAKTTNLVQRAHELHGTYPAASAALGRTLSIGAIMGTTLKNDDEKLVIEIRGDGELGNILVNADNKGFVRGLVSNPYVHKVNSVGKLDVGGSIGKGTLSVTHDVLDGMAFSSQVELQSGEIGDDFAYYYAQSEQIPSAVSVGVLVNEDLSIKSAGAILIQVLPSASEDDISEIEKTLAKLPPVSNLMVDKEAVEVCADLFPDVLILETTDTQYYCGCNREQMADVLRTLSTDELKELIAEDKGAVLECHYCHSKYEFTEDDLNEIVLERKKN; encoded by the coding sequence ATGAGTGATAAAATCGTACGCGCAATGGCGCTAAATGGAAATGTTCGAATTTTTGTTGCAAAAACAACAAATCTAGTACAAAGAGCCCACGAACTTCATGGTACTTACCCAGCTGCTTCAGCCGCTTTGGGCCGTACCTTAAGTATTGGTGCGATCATGGGAACGACACTAAAAAACGATGACGAAAAACTTGTTATCGAGATTCGTGGTGATGGTGAGTTAGGTAATATTTTGGTTAATGCAGACAATAAAGGCTTTGTTCGTGGACTTGTTTCAAATCCTTATGTGCATAAAGTAAATAGTGTTGGTAAACTTGATGTCGGTGGGTCTATTGGAAAAGGTACACTTAGCGTAACGCATGATGTTTTAGATGGTATGGCATTCAGTTCTCAAGTTGAACTTCAATCAGGTGAGATCGGTGATGATTTTGCATACTACTATGCACAAAGTGAACAAATCCCATCTGCAGTTTCTGTAGGTGTTTTAGTGAACGAAGATTTATCAATTAAATCCGCAGGAGCAATCTTAATTCAAGTGCTTCCTTCAGCATCAGAAGATGATATTTCAGAAATTGAAAAAACACTTGCGAAACTGCCTCCGGTTTCAAATCTAATGGTAGATAAAGAAGCAGTCGAAGTTTGTGCTGATTTATTTCCTGATGTTCTTATTCTTGAAACAACGGATACGCAGTACTATTGTGGATGCAATAGAGAACAAATGGCGGATGTGTTACGAACTTTAAGTACTGATGAACTGAAAGAACTTATTGCGGAAGATAAAGGTGCGGTTTTAGAATGTCATTACTGTCATTCAAAATATGAATTTACGGAAGATGATTTAAATGAAATTGTTCTAGAACGTAAGAAAAACTAA
- the lysS gene encoding lysine--tRNA ligase has protein sequence MGHELTEQEIVRREKMEALREQGINPFASGFKPEERSSDIFGAYDSKSKEELAELEATTKIAGRVMTKRVMGKAGFMHLQDRDGQIQVYVRKDTVGDLAFEYFKELDLGDILGVEGTIFRTNHGELSVKASELTHLTKALRPLPDKFHGLQDKEERYRRRYLDLIMNEDSRRTAMLRPLIMRSIRKFFDDRGLVEVETPVLTPILSGAAARPFVTHHNTLDMEFYLRIATELPLKRLIVGGMEGVYEIGRLFRNEGMSPKHNPEFTTIEAYVAYADMYDMMDISEGLLEYLAHEVLGTTEIVYQGTELSLKGPYRRVHMVDIIKDVTGVDFWNVKSDEEAVAIAKEHNINMAKHQLSFGHVVNEFFETFCEEKIVQPTFVYGHPVEVSPLAKKNPEDPRFTDRFEMFIDAREYANAFSELNDPIDQRERFESQLSERELGNEEANEMDVDYVEALEYGMPPTGGIGIGLDRLIMLLTDSASIRDVLLFPHMKKR, from the coding sequence ATGGGACATGAATTAACAGAACAAGAAATTGTTCGTCGTGAGAAAATGGAGGCTTTGCGAGAACAAGGAATCAATCCCTTTGCAAGTGGATTTAAACCTGAAGAACGCTCATCCGACATTTTTGGGGCTTACGATAGCAAATCAAAAGAAGAACTTGCAGAACTTGAAGCTACAACCAAAATAGCTGGTCGAGTTATGACTAAGCGTGTCATGGGTAAAGCTGGATTTATGCATCTTCAAGATCGTGATGGACAAATCCAAGTTTACGTACGAAAAGATACAGTTGGAGATCTAGCGTTTGAGTACTTTAAAGAACTTGATTTAGGGGATATTTTAGGTGTTGAAGGAACAATTTTCCGTACAAACCATGGTGAATTATCCGTTAAAGCGAGTGAATTGACACACCTTACAAAAGCATTACGACCATTACCAGATAAATTTCATGGTTTACAAGATAAAGAAGAACGTTACCGTCGTCGCTATTTAGATTTAATCATGAATGAAGACTCACGACGTACTGCAATGTTACGTCCATTAATTATGCGTTCAATTCGAAAATTTTTCGATGACCGTGGTTTGGTAGAAGTTGAAACACCGGTTTTAACTCCGATCTTATCAGGCGCAGCAGCACGTCCTTTTGTGACACACCACAACACCTTGGATATGGAGTTCTATTTAAGAATTGCGACTGAACTTCCTTTAAAACGCTTGATTGTTGGTGGCATGGAAGGTGTCTATGAAATTGGTCGTTTATTCCGTAATGAGGGAATGAGTCCAAAACATAACCCTGAATTCACGACAATTGAAGCTTATGTAGCTTACGCAGATATGTATGACATGATGGATATCAGTGAAGGTTTACTTGAATACCTTGCACACGAAGTCTTAGGAACAACTGAAATCGTATATCAAGGAACTGAACTTTCACTAAAAGGCCCTTACCGTCGTGTCCATATGGTTGATATCATTAAAGATGTTACAGGAGTTGACTTCTGGAACGTCAAATCTGATGAAGAAGCAGTTGCAATTGCGAAAGAACATAATATTAATATGGCAAAACATCAATTATCATTTGGCCATGTTGTTAATGAGTTCTTTGAGACATTCTGTGAAGAAAAGATTGTCCAACCAACATTTGTTTATGGTCACCCTGTTGAAGTGTCGCCACTTGCAAAGAAAAATCCAGAAGATCCTCGTTTTACAGATCGATTTGAGATGTTCATTGATGCCCGTGAATATGCGAATGCATTCTCCGAACTGAACGATCCTATTGACCAACGCGAACGTTTTGAAAGTCAATTAAGCGAACGTGAACTTGGTAATGAAGAAGCGAATGAAATGGATGTTGATTATGTTGAAGCGTTAGAATACGGAATGCCGCCAACAGGTGGAATCGGTATCGGTCTAGACCGCCTCATCATGCTCTTAACAGACAGCGCAAGTATTCGCGATGTCTTGTTATTCCCACACATGAAAAAAAGATAA